One stretch of Lacimicrobium alkaliphilum DNA includes these proteins:
- a CDS encoding ArsR/SmtB family transcription factor has translation MENITLHQQEAAEAAAFLRSLGNEHRLQILCRLASGELHVGALHQSFDLSPSAFSQHLAVLRQQGLVECRKEAQTVYYRIKDPDTMKFMQLLQAKFCPELTA, from the coding sequence GTGGAAAATATAACTTTACATCAGCAGGAAGCCGCCGAGGCGGCGGCCTTTTTGCGTTCTTTAGGCAATGAGCACAGATTGCAGATCCTGTGCAGACTGGCCAGCGGAGAATTGCATGTAGGTGCGCTGCATCAGAGCTTTGATTTAAGCCCGTCGGCTTTTTCGCAGCATCTGGCGGTATTGCGCCAGCAAGGTCTGGTGGAATGCCGCAAAGAAGCGCAGACGGTGTATTACCGCATCAAAGATCCTGACACCATGAAGTTTATGCAATTGTTGCAGGCTAAGTTCTGCCCTGAGCTGACAGCATAA
- a CDS encoding YgaP family membrane protein translates to MSAERALTAFAGFMVLLSVALTVWVHPYFVWLTVFIGANLFQQSFTGFCPATIVLRKVFGFKTEAELARHK, encoded by the coding sequence ATGAGCGCAGAAAGAGCCCTGACTGCCTTTGCCGGTTTTATGGTGTTATTATCCGTGGCCCTGACGGTATGGGTGCACCCATACTTTGTCTGGTTGACGGTGTTTATTGGCGCCAATTTATTCCAGCAGTCATTTACCGGGTTTTGCCCGGCCACCATAGTGCTGCGTAAGGTGTTTGGCTTTAAAACCGAAGCAGAACTGGCACGGCATAAATAA